From Synchiropus splendidus isolate RoL2022-P1 chromosome 10, RoL_Sspl_1.0, whole genome shotgun sequence, the proteins below share one genomic window:
- the col4a1 gene encoding collagen alpha-1(IV) chain, with the protein MLSAAVLLVVLSTVHLTRAEGCGTSCGKCDCSGVKGTKGERGLPGLQGNMGFPGMQGPEGPPGPMGAKGEPGDFGAPGLKGVRGPPGLPGFPGNPGLPGINGNDGPAGLPGIPGCNGTKGERGRDGAPGFDGLQGSPGPAGIPGMKGDPGGIIGIVPLKGERGFPGTPGLPGTNGYPGPIGPPGPRGYQGPPGDPGPPGPPGEKGDRLAFRSEKGEKGEQGYRGPPGPPGRDEELKGLPQKELVKGARGNKGEKGEKGFCVPYKKDVKGEPGLPGPIGKPGKDGDIGPKGEKGFIGPPGYQGYPGEKGERGPPGYGSGSPGPPGLPGLQGEKGHPGPQGEAGPPGAFVEGPRGETGAKGDIGEKGDRGVEGESLIGQPGQPGQPGPPGPPGPPVDCNIQKGDPGPPGPPGLQGELGQKGDKGDTCTLCESFGMLGPPGPQGLKGERGPPGPVGSKGDKGQSGPPGQPGRPGSHGAPGLIGEPGAVGEPGDIFIAPGLKGDKGLPGVAGSPGLPGLDGQPGRDGLAGEPGIKGEPAREGFKGDRGPSGDPGLAGIPGERGPPGLPGFGRPGEPGEKGSDGKPGLPGAPGAPGAKGEPGSGVSTPGPQGVPGPRGETGRPGPQGDRGFTGDPGVPGFPGQKGEVGPPGIGFPGPTGAKGASGIPGAQGFPGEPGRPGQDGITGGPGVPGQKGEPGKGLPGLKGSQGPPGITGFPGEKGNIGLTGVPGREGLTGPPGPQGIQGDAGPPGPPGLAGVPGPPGKGSPGIPGPQGPPGEPGPFGLEGAKGEKGYPGFPGLDMPGPQGEKGAPGFPGSPGPKGLPGPPGLPGRDGLIGGQGPKGEMGVMGTPGSTGIPGVPGVPGYPGQRGDPGITGLRGDKGSQGPKGERGEMGLQGPPGNISDVEMGHMKGEKGDTGDPGNPGVTGEKGHRGLPGNPGMPGKDGEPGLPGQPGEKGDHGMPGEPGRIGTPGQKGSVGEMGIPGPVGPKGSKGDVGTPGHPGFRGVDGPKGDHGVPGEPGIGLPGFPGPRGEVGQPGFQGDPGEKGQKGLMGMPGMPGHQGVKGDKGNYGIPGQPGIPGEKGLPGLPGSVGEPGRDGRPGEGGLQGPPGFPGEKGEPGVDGFPGASGERGEPGVPGIGFPGSPGGLGNKGDKGSPGLPGTPGHPGVPGIKGDKGLPGVQGLQGQPGEIGLPGLAQIGPKGERGETGRPGVTGTTGAPGPAGVPGRDGPKGDKGDQGGPGFQGETGQKGDPGTPGIPGPPGLPGVNGAKGERGQQGVPGFPGNKGSPGEIGFKGELGDQGFPGEKGSDGPPGPPGPHTFIKGEIGLPGVQGLPGPQGPSGLPGQKGQQGVSGFPGPKGEDGALGYDGLPGAKGEKGLPGPQGPIGQPGPPGPDGVPGHVGPPGPSSMDHGFLVTRHSQTVDVPACPEGTSLIYDGYSLLYVQGNERSHGQDLGTAGSCLRKFSPMPFLFCNINNVCNFASRNDYSYWLTSPEPMPMSMAPITGDSIKPFISRCAVCEAPAMVIAVHSQTIMIPPCPYGWDSLWIGYSFVMHTSAGAEGSGQALASPGSCLEEFRSAPFIECHGRGTCNYYANSYSFWLATIDDSDMFTKPVPATLKAGSLRTHISRCHVCMKRT; encoded by the exons ATGCTGTCAGCTGCGGTTCTGCTGGTGGTTCTGTCCACTGTGCACCTCACCCGAGCCGAG GGATGCGGAACCTCATGTGGGAAGTGTGACTGCAGTGGCGTGAAAGGCACAAAG GGAGAACGAGGTCTTCCTGGTCTTCAAGGTAATATGGGCTTCCCGGGCATGCAAGGGCCTGAGGGGCCACCTGGACCAATGGGCGCTAAA GGAGAGCCTGGTGATTTCGGGGCTCCTGGGCTTAAAGGCGTGAGG ggTCCTCCTGGTCTACCTGGCTTCCCAGGAAATCCTGGACTCCCA GGTATCAATGGAAACGATGGTCCAGCTGGTCTGCCAGGAATCCCAGGATGCAATGGGACCAAA GGGGAGAGAGGCAGAGATGGTGCTCCTGGTTTTGATGGTCTTCAGGGTTCACCT GGTCCGGCTGGAATTCCCGGCATGAAG GGTGACCCTGGTGGTATCATTGGAATTGTACCCTTGAAAGGAGAGAGAGGATTCCCTGGAACACCGGGACTTCCT GGAACCAATGGATATCCTGGACCCATTGGTCCTCCAGGGCCACGCGGGTACCAAGGACCACCG GGAGATCCCGGTCCACCAGGTCCTCCTGGAGAGAAG GGCGACAGGTTGGCTTTTCGTAGTGAGAAAGGAGAAAAG GGTGAACAAGGGTACCGCGGCCCACCTGGGCCACCTGGACGCGATGAAGAACTCAAAGGTTTACCACAGAAGGAACTCGTAAAGGGAGCGCGCGGAAATAAaggagagaaaggagagaaA GGCTTCTGTGTCCCTTATAAAAAAGATGTCAAAGGTGAACCTGGCCTGCCGGGACCCATA GGGAAACCTGGAAAAGATGGCGACATTGGACCAAAg GGAGAGAAAGGGTTCATCGGACCTCCAGGATATCAGGGTTACCCT GGTGAAAAGGGAGAAAGAGGGCCACCCGGATAC GGAAGTGGCTCTCCTGGGCCCCCGGGTCTTCCTGGTTTACAAGGAGAGAAAG GTCACCCTGGACCCCAGGGAGAGGCCGGTCCCCCAG GTGCATTTGTGGAAGGACCTCGTGGAGAAACCGGTGCTAAGGGAGATATAGGTGAGAAAGGAGACAGAGGCGTAGAGGGAGAGTCTCTGATTGGACAACCAGGACAGCCAGGTCAACCAGGACCTCCTGGGCCACCAGGACCACCAG TTGATTGCAACATCCAGAAAGGAGATCCTGGACCACCTGGTCCTCCAGGTTTACAAGGAGAGCTAGGACAGAAGG GCGATAAAGGAGATACTTGCACCCTTTGTGAGTCCTTTGGAATGCTCGGGCCTCCCGGCCCTCAGGGTCTCAAAGGAGAAAGAG GACCTCCAGGGCCTGTTGGCAGCAAAGGAGACAAGGGTCAATCTGGGCCCccaggacagccaggaagaccT GGATCCCACGGTGCTCCCGGGTTGATTGGAGAACCAGGTGCTGTGGGTGAGCCCGGTGACATTTTCATAGCTCCGGGTCTGAAGGGAGACAAGGGTCTGCCAGGGGTTGCTGGTTCACCAGGTCTGCCGGGACTTGACGGACAGCCCGGAAGAGATGGGCTGGCAGGTGAACCAGGGATAAAAGGAGAACCA GCAAGGGAGGGCTTCAAGGGTGACCGTGGACCTAGTGGAGACCCTGGTCTTGCTGGAATACCAGGAGAAAGAGGTCCTCCTGGATTGCCAGGGTTTGGTCGACCTGGAGAGCCTGGTGAAAAGGGCAGCGATGGCAAACCTGGGCTCCCAGGAGCACCCGGTGCACCAG GTGCTAAAGGAGAACCAGGTTCAGGGGTAAGCACACCTGGACCTCAGGGAGTGCCCGGACCACGAGGAGAAACTGGCAGACCTGGACCTCAAG GCGACAGAGGCTTCACTGGGGACCCAGGAGTTCCTGGTTTCCCTGGACAGAAAGGTGAAGTCGGACCCCCTGGAATTGGATTCCCGGGACCAACTGGAGCCAAAG GTGCCAGTGGCATTCCAGGCGCACAAGGATTTCCTGGAGAGCCAGGAAGACCAGGACAAGATGGAATTACTGGAGGACCGGGAGTACCTGGACAAAAG GGTGAACCAGGAAAGGGACTCCCAGGCCTTAAGGGCTCCCAGGGTCCCCCAGGAATTACTGGTTTCCCAGGAGAGAAGGGTAACATTGGTTTAACCGGTGTTCCTGGACGTGAGGGGCTGACGGGACCACCTGGACCTCAGGGTATCCAAG GCGATGCGGGACCACCTGGACCTCCAGGACTTGCAGGTGTTCCAGGGCCTCCTGGGAAAGGTTCACCTGGAATTCCAGGACCACAGGGACCACCTGGGGAACCAGGACCTTTTG GACTGGAGGGCGCAAAGGGAGAGAAGGGCTATCCAGGATTTCCTGGTCTTGACATGCCAGGACCACAGGGAGAGAAAGGGGCCCCTGGATTTCCAGGATCTCCTGGGCCAAAGGGCTTGCCTGGCCCACCTGGCTTACCAGGACGAGATGGGTTAATCGGAGGCCAAG GTCCTAAAGGTGAAATGGGAGTTATGGGAACCCCTGGTTCTACAGGTATTCCTGGTGTTCCTGGTGTACCGGGATATCCTGGACAAAGAG GTGATCCTGGTATCACTGGACTTAGAGGAGATAAAGGATCGCAAGGACCCAAGGGAGAACGGGGTGAGATGGGTCTTCAAGGACCTCCTGGAAACATTAGTGATGTTGAAATGGGACATATGAAAGGAGAAAAGGGAGACACGGGTGATCCAG GAAACCCTGGAGTGACAGGCGAGAAAGGACACCGTGGGTTGCCTGGAAATCCTGGAATGCCGGGCAAAGATGGAGAACCTGGTTTACCTGGACAGCCTG GTGAGAAGGGTGATCATGGCATGCCTGGAGAACCTGGACGTATTGGAACACCTGGACAGAAGGGAAGTGTGGGAGAGATGGGAATTCCAG GTCCTGTGGGTCCAAAGGGCAGTAAAGGAGATGTCGGCACTCCAGGACACCCTGGTTTCAGAGGCGTTGATGGACCGAAAGGAGATCATGGGGTTCCCGGTGAGCCTGGTATCGGTCTGCCAGGGTTTCCAGGCCCAAGG GGTGAGGTGGGCCAGCCAGGTTTCCAAGGAGATCCAGGAGAAAAGGGTCAAAAGGGTCTTATGGGAATGCCAGGAATGCCTGGACACCAAGGAGTCAAAGGAGATAAAGGAAATTACGGCATTCCAG GTCAACCAGGTATCCCTGGTGAGAAAGGCCTGCCTGGACTTCCAGGATCTGTTGGAGAGCCTGGTCGTGATGGTCGGCCAG GTGAGGGTGGGTTGCAAGGGCCTCCAGGGTTTCCTGGAGAGAAGGGAGAACCTGGAGTGGATGGTTTCCCTGGTGCTTCAGGAGAGAGGGGAGAACCCG GTGTGCCTGGCATCGGTTTCCCTGGGTCTCCCGGAGGACTTGGTAACAAAG GTGACAAAGGTAGCCCTGGCCTGCCAGGCACCCCTGGCCACCCAGGAGTACCTGGTATCAAGGGTGACAAAGGACTTCCAGGAGTTCAGGGACTGCAAGGACAACCTGGGGAAATTGGGCTGCCAGGTCTTGCCCAAATAGGCCCAAAAGGAGAGAGGGGAGAAACAGGTCGACCTGGAGTGACAG GAACCACGGGAGCTCCAGGACCAGCTGGTGTCCCAGGCAGAGATGGGCCAAAGGGAGATAAGGGAGACCAGGGTGGGCCTGGTTTCCAAGGAGAGACTGGACAAAAGGGTGATCCTGGAACCCCAGGAATTCCT GGTCCACCTGGTCTGCCTGGTGTTAATGGAGCAAAGGGAGAGAGAGGTCAGCAGGGTGTGCCAGGATTCCCAG GTAACAAGGGTAGCCCTGGAGAAATTGGCTTCAAAGGCGAGCTGGGAGACCAAGGCTTTCCCGGAGAGAAAG GAAGTGACGGCCCGCCGGGTCCGCCTGGCCCCCACACATTTATCAAAGGTGAAATTGGGTTGCCCGGGGTGCAAGGCTTACCCGGACCCCAGGGTCCATCTGGACTACCAGGGCAGAAGGGACAACAAG GTGTCTCAGGTTTTCCTGGTCCGAAAGGTGAAGACGGTGCTCTTGGATATGATGGTCTGCCTGGAGCTAAAGGAGAGAAGGGTCTTCCCGGCCCTCAAG GACCCATCGGACAGCCTGGCCCTCCTGGTCCTGATGGCGTTCCAGGTCACGTGGGTCCACCTGGGCCATCATCCATGGACCATGGCTTCTTAGTGACAAGGCACAGCCAGACAGTGGACGTCCCAGCTTGTCCAGAAGGAACCTCGCTCATATACGATGGCTACTCGTTGCTTTACGTCCAAGGAAACGAGCGCTCTCATGGACAGGATCTGG GTACGGCTGGCAGCTGCCTGAGGAAGTTCAGCCCAATGCCCTTCTTGTTCTGTAACATCAACAACGTGTGCAACTTCGCCTCCCGTAATGACTACTCCTACTGGTTGACCTCCCCGGAGCCCATGCCCATGAGCATGGCCCCAATCACTGGTGATAGCATCAAACCCTTCATCAGCAG ATGCGCGGTCTGCGAAGCCCCTGCCATGGTGATCGCAGTTCACAGTCAGACCATCATGATCCCACCGTGCCCGTACGGCTGGGACTCCCTGTGGATCGGCTACTCCTTCGTCATG CACACTAGTGCTGGTGCTGAGGGCTCCGGTCAGGCTCTGGCCTCTCCTGGTTCCTGCTTGGAGGAGTTCCGCAGCGCTCCATTCATCGAGTGCCATGGTCGGGGAACCTGCAACTACTACGCCAACTCCTACAGCTTCTGGCTTGCCACCATCGATGACAGTGACATGTTCAC GAAACCTGTCCCTGCAACGCTAAAAGCAGGAAGCCTTCGGACACACATAAGCCGCTGCCACGTCTGCATGAAGAGGACATAG